Proteins from a single region of Labedella gwakjiensis:
- a CDS encoding HAD family hydrolase, producing MSGETRLVALDVDGTVLGEDGSLADEVRDAVRAAATGGDIVTLATGRSWDSTHPVLEMLGLEPEYVVCANGALVMKRDAAEESGYRRHLIETFDARPVLETIHASLDDGRYMVELPDGFRKYTEGMVDWTLDNAEKVPFERLYDEPVMRVVVVSPGQDEQEFLESVERMGLHQVAYSIGWTAWLDIAPQGVNKSTALEHVREALDIPSDRVLVAGDGRNDIEMFEWAVAGGGTAVAMGQAPDEVLAAANTRTAPITENGLAFALREHLAR from the coding sequence ATGAGCGGGGAGACGCGGCTCGTCGCCCTCGACGTGGACGGCACGGTTCTCGGCGAGGACGGTTCGCTCGCCGACGAGGTGCGCGACGCCGTCCGCGCGGCGGCGACCGGCGGCGACATCGTGACTCTCGCGACCGGGCGCAGCTGGGACTCCACGCACCCCGTGCTCGAGATGCTCGGCCTCGAGCCCGAGTACGTCGTGTGCGCGAACGGCGCGCTCGTGATGAAGCGCGACGCGGCCGAGGAGTCCGGCTACAGGCGCCACCTCATCGAGACCTTCGACGCCCGTCCCGTGCTCGAGACCATCCACGCGAGCCTCGACGACGGCCGCTACATGGTGGAGCTGCCGGACGGCTTCCGGAAGTACACCGAGGGCATGGTCGACTGGACCCTCGACAACGCCGAGAAGGTGCCGTTCGAGCGGTTGTACGACGAGCCGGTCATGCGTGTCGTCGTCGTGTCGCCCGGCCAGGACGAGCAGGAGTTCCTCGAGAGCGTCGAGCGGATGGGGCTGCACCAGGTGGCGTACTCGATCGGGTGGACGGCGTGGCTCGACATCGCGCCGCAAGGCGTGAACAAGTCGACGGCGCTCGAGCACGTGCGCGAGGCTCTCGACATTCCGAGCGATCGAGTGCTCGTCGCGGGTGACGGTCGCAACGACATCGAGATGTTCGAGTGGGCCGTCGCCGGCGGGGGCACCGCGGTGGCGATGGGACAGGCGCCCGACGAGGTGCTCGCGGCGGCGAACACCCGCACGGCGCCCATCACGGAGAACGGGCTCGCCTTCGCGCTGCGCGAGCACCTCGCCCGCTGA
- a CDS encoding iron-siderophore ABC transporter substrate-binding protein produces the protein MRSSRRTLSVIALAAAGALSLAACSSGTGGSTDGASESGSSAGFPVTVDHVFGSTEIEAKPERVATVSWANQDVALALGVVPVGMTAQTYGDDDGDGILPWTYEKLEELGGTDDLPALFDETQGLNFEQVADTTPDVILGGYGGFTQEDYDTLTQIAPTIAYPDKPWGSTWREMAELDGAALGLADEADALIAETEQQLADAVADEPALEGKTAMVGYFTPGDSTIGYYSTSDSRTSYLTDFGLEIPESLQTLSDENPEFYGTVSAENADTFDDVDIMVVYGDDTTIPMLEADPLLSQMPAVKSGSVVVLDNSLPIAATLTPTVLSIPWSLDELTDMLATAAKNADDAA, from the coding sequence GTGCGCTCTTCTCGCAGAACCCTCTCCGTCATCGCCCTCGCGGCGGCCGGCGCCCTCAGCCTCGCAGCCTGCTCCAGCGGCACCGGCGGCTCCACGGACGGAGCGTCGGAATCCGGCTCCTCCGCCGGATTCCCCGTCACCGTCGACCACGTCTTCGGATCGACGGAGATCGAGGCGAAGCCCGAACGCGTCGCGACCGTCTCGTGGGCCAACCAGGACGTCGCTCTCGCCCTCGGCGTGGTCCCCGTCGGCATGACGGCGCAGACCTACGGCGACGACGACGGCGACGGGATCCTCCCCTGGACCTACGAGAAGCTCGAGGAGCTCGGAGGCACCGACGACCTTCCCGCTCTCTTCGACGAGACGCAGGGCCTCAACTTCGAGCAGGTCGCCGACACGACGCCTGACGTGATCCTCGGCGGGTACGGCGGGTTCACGCAGGAGGACTACGACACGCTCACGCAGATCGCCCCCACCATCGCCTACCCGGACAAGCCGTGGGGCAGCACGTGGCGCGAGATGGCCGAACTCGACGGCGCGGCACTCGGCCTCGCGGATGAGGCCGACGCGCTCATCGCCGAGACCGAGCAGCAGCTCGCAGACGCCGTGGCGGACGAGCCGGCCCTGGAGGGCAAGACCGCCATGGTCGGATACTTCACCCCGGGCGACAGCACGATCGGCTACTACTCCACGAGCGATTCGCGCACGAGCTACCTCACCGACTTCGGCCTCGAGATCCCCGAGAGCCTCCAGACGCTCTCCGACGAGAACCCGGAGTTCTACGGCACGGTGAGCGCCGAGAACGCCGACACCTTCGACGACGTCGACATCATGGTGGTCTACGGCGACGACACGACCATCCCGATGCTCGAGGCCGACCCGCTGCTCTCGCAGATGCCCGCCGTCAAGAGCGGATCCGTCGTCGTGCTCGACAACAGCCTCCCCATCGCGGCGACGCTCACGCCGACGGTGCTGAGCATCCCGTGGTCGCTCGACGAGCTCACCGACATGCTCGCCACGGCGGCGAAGAACGCAGACGACGCGGCGTGA
- a CDS encoding FecCD family ABC transporter permease, which produces MIAAPSHVETPAGPSRSRSASRRRRRVLGLLGCLVGLVAVTILSVAIGSREVSLEEILRAFFDPSATGLAEEAVRARVPRTVLGLLVGAALGLSGAIMQGVTRNPLADPGILGVNTGASLFVVTGIAFFGMTTVTDYIWLALAGAAASAVFVYTVGSLGRGGATPLKLALAGAATTAALSSLVSAIVLPRVDALQVFRFWQIGGIGGATWDAMGTVLPFLAVGAALSLFSARSLDALALGDELATGLGGRIKTARAVAALGGVLLCGAATAVAGPIGFIGLVVPHFARMLVGSDYRWILPYSVGFGGLLLLLADVVGRVVTRPSDIEVGIITALIGAPVFIAVVRRQKLKEL; this is translated from the coding sequence GTGATCGCAGCACCCTCGCACGTCGAGACGCCGGCCGGACCCTCGCGGTCCCGGTCGGCGTCCCGCCGTCGTCGACGGGTGCTCGGTCTTCTCGGATGCCTCGTCGGGCTCGTCGCCGTGACGATCCTGTCGGTCGCGATCGGCTCGCGGGAGGTGTCGCTCGAAGAGATCCTGCGCGCCTTCTTCGACCCGTCGGCCACCGGCCTCGCCGAGGAGGCGGTGCGTGCGCGTGTGCCCCGCACGGTCCTCGGCCTGCTCGTGGGCGCCGCTCTCGGCCTCTCCGGCGCCATCATGCAGGGCGTGACCAGGAACCCGCTCGCCGACCCCGGCATCCTCGGCGTCAACACCGGTGCGTCGCTCTTCGTCGTCACCGGCATCGCCTTCTTCGGGATGACGACGGTCACCGACTACATCTGGCTGGCCCTCGCCGGCGCGGCCGCGAGTGCTGTCTTCGTCTACACGGTCGGCTCCCTCGGTCGCGGCGGCGCGACCCCGTTGAAGCTCGCCCTCGCGGGTGCCGCGACGACGGCGGCGCTCAGCTCCCTCGTCTCGGCGATCGTGCTGCCGCGAGTGGACGCGCTTCAGGTGTTCCGGTTCTGGCAGATCGGCGGGATCGGCGGAGCGACCTGGGATGCGATGGGCACCGTCCTGCCGTTCCTCGCGGTGGGGGCCGCGCTGTCCCTCTTCTCCGCCCGGTCGCTCGACGCCCTCGCCCTCGGCGACGAGCTCGCGACGGGCCTCGGCGGGCGCATCAAGACCGCGCGGGCCGTCGCGGCACTCGGCGGCGTGCTGCTGTGCGGTGCGGCGACAGCCGTCGCCGGTCCCATCGGCTTCATCGGACTCGTCGTTCCCCACTTCGCCCGCATGCTGGTCGGCAGCGACTACCGCTGGATCCTGCCGTACTCGGTGGGCTTCGGCGGACTCCTGCTGCTGCTCGCCGACGTCGTCGGACGCGTCGTGACGCGGCCGAGCGATATCGAGGTCGGCATCATCACCGCGCTCATCGGTGCCCCTGTCTTCATCGCCGTCGTGCGCCGACAGAAGCTCAAGGAGCTGTGA
- a CDS encoding FecCD family ABC transporter permease, whose translation MTREHVIDAPPAVGAPSGTSERLRAARRQRGRRRAVVMGALAIALLIVFLVTLSVGNTFYSPIEVVRVILGEQVPGASFTVGTLRLPRAITGLLAGIAFGLAGVTFQTMLRNALASPDVIGITSGASAAAVFAITVLGLGGAGVSVLAVVCGLATALVIYLLAYRNGLSGARLILIGIGVGAMLDSVVSYLLLKSNAFEVQAALRWLTGSLNSAFWDGVPPLAISLLVLLPAILLLTRRLTAMQLGDDSATALGVRVDRTRLLLVVVAVALAGVATATTGPIAFVAFLSGPIASRLVGGGRSLLIPAGLVGGLLVLTADLLGQFAFDTSFPVGVVTGAIGAPYLLYLLIRSNRSGGSL comes from the coding sequence GTGACCCGCGAACACGTGATCGACGCGCCGCCGGCCGTCGGCGCTCCCTCCGGCACGTCCGAACGGTTGCGGGCCGCCCGGCGTCAGCGCGGCCGCCGCCGGGCAGTCGTGATGGGGGCCCTCGCGATCGCGCTCCTCATCGTCTTCCTCGTCACGCTGAGCGTCGGCAACACCTTCTACTCCCCGATCGAGGTCGTGCGCGTGATCCTGGGCGAGCAGGTGCCGGGTGCCTCGTTCACCGTCGGCACGCTGCGGCTTCCCCGGGCCATCACCGGTCTCCTCGCCGGAATCGCGTTCGGACTCGCGGGCGTCACCTTCCAGACGATGCTGCGGAACGCGCTCGCGAGCCCCGACGTGATCGGCATCACCTCCGGCGCGAGCGCTGCAGCAGTCTTCGCCATCACGGTACTGGGCCTCGGAGGAGCGGGCGTCTCGGTGCTCGCCGTCGTGTGCGGCCTCGCGACCGCCCTCGTCATCTACCTGCTCGCCTACCGCAACGGTCTCTCGGGTGCGCGCCTCATCCTCATCGGCATCGGAGTGGGGGCGATGCTCGACAGTGTCGTGAGCTACCTCCTTCTCAAGTCGAACGCGTTCGAGGTGCAGGCCGCTCTCCGGTGGCTCACGGGCAGCCTCAACAGCGCGTTTTGGGACGGCGTGCCGCCGCTCGCGATCAGCCTCCTCGTTCTGCTCCCCGCCATCCTGCTCCTCACGAGGCGTCTCACGGCGATGCAATTGGGTGACGACTCGGCGACGGCGCTCGGGGTGCGGGTCGACCGCACGCGGCTGCTCCTCGTGGTGGTCGCGGTGGCGCTCGCCGGGGTCGCGACGGCCACGACGGGCCCGATCGCGTTCGTCGCGTTCCTCTCGGGCCCTATCGCCTCGCGGCTCGTCGGCGGTGGGCGCTCGCTCCTCATCCCGGCCGGCCTCGTCGGCGGGCTGCTCGTGCTCACGGCCGACCTGCTCGGCCAGTTCGCGTTCGACACCTCGTTCCCCGTGGGCGTCGTGACGGGCGCGATCGGCGCGCCGTACCTCCTCTACCTGCTCATCCGTTCCAACCGCTCGGGAGGATCCCTGTGA
- a CDS encoding ABC transporter ATP-binding protein gives MTESHTLDVDAATVAYGERVVLDAIDLVIPPGRISIIVGANACGKSTLLRAMARLLAPTSGAVLLDGAPISQMPTKKVATVLGLLPQTPIAPEGIVVADLVGRGRYPHQGLFARWTAEDDLAVAAALEATDSLELAERPVDELSGGQRQRVWISMALAQQTDVLLLDEPTTFLDVSHQVDVLDLLTDLNRSRGTTIVIVLHDLNLAARYADHLFAVKEGRIFASGTPREVVTPETVEAVFGMSSRVIDDPVTGTPLVVPIGRHHSL, from the coding sequence GTGACCGAGTCCCACACCCTCGACGTCGACGCCGCGACGGTCGCGTACGGCGAACGCGTCGTGCTCGACGCCATCGATCTCGTCATCCCGCCCGGGCGCATCAGCATCATCGTGGGGGCGAACGCATGCGGGAAGTCGACGCTGCTCCGCGCGATGGCGCGGCTGCTCGCCCCGACCTCCGGCGCCGTGCTCCTCGACGGCGCGCCGATCTCGCAGATGCCGACCAAGAAGGTCGCGACCGTGCTGGGGCTGCTGCCGCAGACGCCGATCGCGCCGGAAGGCATCGTCGTGGCCGACCTCGTGGGACGTGGGCGATACCCGCACCAGGGACTCTTCGCCCGGTGGACGGCGGAGGACGACCTGGCTGTCGCCGCGGCGCTCGAAGCCACGGACTCCCTCGAGCTCGCCGAACGCCCCGTCGACGAGCTCTCGGGCGGCCAGCGGCAGCGGGTGTGGATCTCGATGGCGCTCGCGCAGCAGACCGATGTCCTCCTGCTCGACGAACCCACGACATTCCTCGACGTGTCGCACCAGGTCGACGTCCTCGACCTGCTCACCGACCTGAATCGCTCGCGCGGCACGACGATCGTGATCGTCCTGCACGACCTCAATCTCGCCGCTCGCTACGCCGACCACCTCTTCGCCGTGAAGGAAGGCCGCATCTTCGCGTCGGGCACCCCCCGCGAGGTCGTCACGCCCGAGACGGTCGAGGCCGTCTTCGGCATGTCGTCCCGCGTGATCGACGACCCGGTGACGGGCACGCCGCTCGTGGTCCCGATCGGTCGCCACCACTCCCTCTGA
- a CDS encoding GNAT family N-acetyltransferase, translating to MTTTEFANERDASRYTMRRGGVIVSALDYRDDGRTVSFTRAFTNLPFRGNGYAADLTAYAVDDVEKAGGRTIIPMCWYVADWFAVHPERSHLLAPR from the coding sequence ATGACGACGACCGAGTTCGCGAATGAACGCGACGCCTCCCGGTACACGATGCGCCGCGGCGGCGTGATCGTGAGCGCCCTCGACTATCGGGACGACGGACGCACCGTCTCGTTCACGCGCGCGTTCACGAACCTCCCGTTCCGCGGCAACGGGTACGCGGCCGACCTCACGGCGTATGCCGTCGACGACGTGGAGAAGGCGGGCGGGCGCACGATCATCCCGATGTGCTGGTACGTGGCCGACTGGTTCGCCGTGCATCCGGAGCGCTCCCACCTCCTCGCCCCCCGCTGA
- a CDS encoding LCP family protein, producing MSESPRTSRRVTTDPTVARHARRRGRNPFTALLKVVSATLAVVLVSGTAVAAYALWDVAASVKPAVTLAGQDGSSPNIDAIEGGVNLLLVGSDSRQGQGDAYGDPDVETGNLNDVTMLLHISEDHSSATVVSFPRDMFVPIPACPKEDGSGTYNAMSSQKINTTLSYGGLACTVLTVEALTGLKIPFAAEVQFNGVIALSNAVGGVDVCVAEPIADPYTGTYLDAGTHTLQGSAALQFLRTRHGVGDGSDLGRISNQQVFLSSLVRTLQSSETLSDPTKLFGIAKAAASNMRLSVSLQNFNTMVSIAMAMKDIPLEQIAFVQYPNAYGSSGGQQGVLPLSAAAEQLFDAIKADKKISLTGTTGVGSVADPNAPGATETSAPPETTDPSDPASTPATTPPATADGGDAVELPSTIEGQTAGDYTCSKGNS from the coding sequence GTGAGCGAAAGCCCCCGGACGTCCCGTCGCGTCACGACCGACCCCACCGTCGCCCGTCACGCGCGACGTCGCGGTCGCAACCCGTTCACGGCGCTTCTCAAGGTGGTGTCCGCGACGCTCGCCGTGGTACTCGTGAGCGGAACGGCCGTCGCCGCGTACGCCCTGTGGGACGTGGCCGCGAGCGTCAAGCCGGCCGTCACCCTCGCCGGGCAGGACGGGTCGAGCCCGAACATCGACGCGATCGAGGGCGGAGTGAATCTGCTGCTCGTCGGCAGTGACAGCCGTCAGGGGCAAGGCGACGCGTACGGCGACCCGGACGTCGAGACGGGCAACCTCAACGACGTCACGATGCTCCTCCACATCTCCGAGGACCACTCGAGCGCGACCGTCGTCTCGTTCCCCCGCGACATGTTCGTGCCGATCCCGGCCTGCCCTAAGGAGGACGGCTCCGGCACGTACAACGCCATGTCGTCCCAGAAGATCAACACGACGCTGTCCTACGGCGGTCTCGCGTGCACCGTCCTCACCGTCGAGGCGCTCACCGGATTGAAGATCCCCTTCGCCGCCGAGGTGCAGTTCAACGGCGTCATCGCTCTGTCGAACGCCGTCGGAGGGGTGGACGTCTGCGTGGCCGAGCCGATCGCCGACCCGTACACCGGCACCTACCTCGACGCGGGCACCCACACCCTCCAGGGATCCGCCGCCCTGCAGTTCCTCCGCACCCGCCACGGCGTCGGCGACGGATCGGACCTCGGCCGCATCAGCAACCAGCAGGTGTTCCTGTCGTCGCTCGTCCGCACGCTCCAGAGCTCCGAGACGCTCTCCGACCCGACGAAGCTCTTCGGCATCGCGAAGGCGGCGGCGAGCAACATGCGGTTGTCGGTGAGTCTCCAGAACTTCAACACGATGGTGTCGATCGCCATGGCGATGAAGGACATCCCGCTCGAGCAGATCGCGTTCGTGCAGTACCCGAACGCGTACGGATCGAGTGGAGGGCAGCAGGGAGTACTGCCGCTCTCCGCCGCCGCGGAGCAACTCTTCGACGCCATCAAGGCCGACAAGAAGATCAGTCTCACGGGGACCACCGGTGTCGGGTCGGTCGCCGATCCGAACGCGCCGGGCGCCACCGAGACGTCAGCCCCACCCGAGACGACGGACCCCTCCGACCCCGCCAGCACCCCGGCGACGACTCCCCCCGCGACGGCTGACGGAGGCGATGCGGTCGAGCTGCCGAGCACGATCGAGGGCCAGACCGCCGGCGACTACACGTGCTCGAAGGGCAACAGCTGA
- a CDS encoding LCP family protein, with product MARSHRPSRQLAARHVRGRRNGPVLAVLRVLAICLAVVLVSGASVATYAVWDITAGISDNSVDISGGDDPTEAPHLGIGEFDGGFDMLVIGADDDANQDASLYGDRDVALNDVNLLVHVADDHQSAVVVSFPRDLVIPIPECTDPATGETRAREYSGMINTAFAKGGEKGGLACAVATVEELTGIDIDYGAQFTFGSVVQLTNAIGGVEVCLQEPIFDRYSGLDLPDGISTVQGQQALQFLRTRKAVGDGSDLSRIALQQMYMSSLVKKLKSDGTLGDPTKLFGIAKVAAESVSLSSNLANVNTMISMALTVRNLDLDNIQLVQYPVGEDPYDSNRVVPSTETAEQLMAAIKADASFSSDPDARRVGVEDTSTDAPADPSTPTTTAPADPTTPGGTETPPVDDGVISGLVGQSAAQESCVVKN from the coding sequence ATGGCCCGATCGCACCGTCCATCCCGGCAGCTCGCCGCCCGCCACGTCAGGGGGCGCCGGAACGGACCCGTCCTCGCCGTGCTCCGGGTGCTCGCGATCTGTCTCGCCGTCGTCCTCGTGAGTGGCGCGTCCGTCGCGACGTATGCCGTGTGGGACATCACCGCGGGGATCTCCGACAATTCGGTGGACATCTCGGGGGGCGACGACCCCACGGAGGCCCCGCATCTCGGCATCGGGGAGTTCGACGGCGGCTTCGACATGCTCGTCATCGGCGCGGACGACGACGCGAACCAGGACGCGTCCCTCTACGGCGACCGCGATGTCGCCCTCAACGACGTCAATCTTCTCGTCCACGTGGCCGACGACCACCAGAGCGCCGTGGTCGTGAGCTTCCCGCGTGACCTCGTCATCCCGATCCCCGAGTGCACCGATCCGGCCACGGGGGAGACGCGTGCCCGTGAGTACTCGGGCATGATCAACACGGCCTTCGCGAAGGGCGGGGAGAAGGGCGGCCTCGCGTGCGCCGTTGCCACCGTCGAGGAGCTCACCGGGATCGACATCGACTACGGTGCCCAGTTCACCTTCGGCTCGGTCGTGCAGCTGACGAACGCGATCGGCGGCGTCGAGGTGTGTCTGCAGGAGCCGATCTTCGATCGTTATTCCGGACTCGACCTTCCCGACGGCATCAGCACCGTGCAGGGCCAGCAGGCCTTGCAGTTCCTCCGCACCCGCAAAGCCGTCGGTGACGGGAGCGACCTCTCGCGCATCGCCCTCCAGCAGATGTACATGTCCTCGCTCGTCAAGAAGCTCAAGAGCGACGGCACGCTCGGTGACCCCACGAAGCTCTTCGGTATCGCCAAGGTCGCGGCGGAGAGCGTCTCCCTCTCGAGCAACCTCGCCAACGTGAACACGATGATCTCGATGGCGCTCACGGTGCGCAACCTCGACCTCGACAACATCCAGCTCGTGCAGTACCCCGTGGGTGAGGACCCGTACGACTCGAACCGCGTCGTGCCGTCGACGGAGACGGCCGAGCAGCTCATGGCGGCGATCAAGGCCGATGCGTCGTTCTCCTCCGACCCCGACGCGCGCCGCGTGGGCGTGGAGGACACGAGCACGGACGCGCCCGCCGACCCGAGTACGCCGACCACCACGGCCCCGGCCGACCCGACGACGCCCGGTGGCACCGAGACGCCGCCGGTCGACGACGGTGTGATCTCCGGCCTGGTCGGCCAGTCGGCCGCGCAGGAGAGCTGCGTCGTCAAGAACTGA
- a CDS encoding SDR family oxidoreductase produces MTLRRRILFIGGSGVISTACVRAAVVAGHDVSVLNRGQSARPLPEGVRELRADVRDADAVAAVVGERPFDVVADFLSFVPEHVETVLATVGERAGQYIFISSASAYEKPPRRLPITESTPLRNPFWQYSRDKIACEDLLVAAHRDRGLPVTIVRPSHTYDETLLPTLGGWTDIARMRAGKPVIVHGDGTSLWTLTHSDDFAVGFTGLLGNPAAIGEAFTITGSHTPTWDQIYRWLADAAGVDAPNLVHVASDTIAAAAPDLGPGLLGDKAHSVVFDATRVRELSPEFRTTITFDEGARRILAHYDAHPELQQVDPELDALFDRLAAHAASV; encoded by the coding sequence ATGACTCTGCGACGACGCATCTTGTTCATCGGCGGTTCCGGCGTGATCAGCACCGCGTGCGTGCGCGCGGCGGTGGTCGCCGGGCACGACGTATCGGTCCTCAATCGCGGGCAGAGCGCACGACCGCTTCCCGAGGGGGTGCGCGAGCTCCGCGCCGACGTCCGCGATGCGGATGCGGTCGCAGCCGTCGTCGGCGAGCGCCCGTTCGACGTCGTGGCCGACTTCCTCTCGTTCGTGCCCGAGCACGTCGAGACCGTCCTGGCGACGGTCGGCGAGCGTGCCGGTCAGTACATCTTCATCAGCTCCGCCTCGGCCTACGAGAAGCCGCCGCGTCGCCTGCCGATCACGGAGTCCACTCCGTTGCGGAACCCGTTCTGGCAGTACTCGCGCGACAAGATCGCGTGCGAGGACCTGCTGGTCGCGGCGCACCGGGACCGCGGGCTGCCCGTGACCATCGTGCGCCCGTCGCACACCTACGACGAAACGCTGCTGCCGACGCTCGGCGGCTGGACCGACATCGCGCGGATGCGCGCCGGCAAGCCCGTCATCGTTCACGGCGACGGCACGAGCCTGTGGACCCTCACCCACAGCGACGATTTCGCGGTCGGCTTCACGGGGCTGCTCGGCAACCCCGCGGCGATCGGCGAAGCGTTCACGATCACCGGCTCGCACACGCCCACGTGGGACCAGATCTACCGCTGGCTCGCCGACGCGGCGGGAGTGGACGCGCCCAACCTCGTCCACGTCGCGAGCGACACGATCGCTGCGGCGGCACCGGACCTCGGCCCGGGCCTGCTCGGTGACAAGGCCCACTCGGTCGTGTTCGACGCGACGCGGGTGCGCGAGTTGTCACCGGAGTTCCGCACGACCATCACGTTCGACGAGGGGGCCCGTCGGATCCTGGCGCACTACGACGCCCACCCCGAGCTCCAGCAGGTCGACCCCGAGCTCGACGCGCTCTTCGACCGACTGGCCGCACACGCCGCCTCCGTGTAG
- a CDS encoding DNA-formamidopyrimidine glycosylase family protein codes for MPESPEVDSLGGFLREHLTGRRISAIDLEEARALKTRARPLSELHGHAVTGVRRFGKHLSIDTDGPTLLVSFGRAGWARWRDDATDAEPTGPDTPPVIARVGFDGGAELAVTDAGDWLSLGLHVVDDPAEVSSVAKLGPDPASDAFTRADLDAVVTGRRKQLKALLQEQETLSGIGNAYSDEILYAARLSPVAHASTLDEEERAQLFAAIRDVLGGAFEARRDVPPAELKAAKVAAMAVHGRTGEPCPEGHDAVRDVPGSKGAAQYCAACQTGGVPLPE; via the coding sequence ATGCCCGAGTCCCCGGAGGTCGATTCCCTCGGCGGTTTCCTGCGCGAACACCTGACGGGCCGGCGGATCTCCGCGATCGACCTCGAGGAGGCGCGCGCCCTCAAGACGCGTGCCCGACCGCTCTCCGAACTGCACGGACACGCGGTCACCGGCGTGCGCCGCTTCGGGAAGCATCTCTCGATCGACACCGACGGTCCGACCCTGCTCGTGAGCTTCGGTCGTGCGGGCTGGGCCCGCTGGCGCGACGACGCGACGGACGCCGAGCCGACGGGGCCGGACACGCCTCCCGTCATCGCGCGCGTCGGGTTCGACGGCGGCGCGGAACTCGCCGTCACCGACGCGGGGGACTGGTTGTCCCTCGGACTCCACGTCGTCGACGATCCGGCGGAGGTGTCGTCGGTCGCCAAGCTCGGACCCGACCCGGCGTCGGACGCGTTCACGCGCGCCGACCTCGACGCCGTCGTGACGGGCCGCCGCAAGCAGCTCAAGGCGCTGCTCCAGGAGCAGGAGACGCTGTCCGGGATCGGGAACGCGTACTCGGACGAGATCCTCTACGCCGCGCGGCTGTCGCCGGTCGCCCACGCGTCGACGCTCGACGAAGAGGAGCGCGCACAGTTGTTCGCCGCGATCCGCGACGTGCTCGGCGGGGCGTTCGAGGCGCGACGCGACGTGCCGCCCGCCGAGCTCAAGGCCGCGAAGGTCGCCGCGATGGCCGTGCACGGCCGCACCGGCGAGCCCTGCCCCGAGGGGCACGACGCCGTGCGCGACGTACCCGGATCGAAGGGTGCGGCGCAATACTGTGCCGCCTGCCAGACCGGCGGTGTGCCGCTCCCCGAGTGA